The sequence below is a genomic window from Henriciella marina DSM 19595.
AATCAAAGCGAGGAATGAAGGGCGCAGGCGAAGCAAACCCATTGTCTGGCACCGGGCCATCCCCGGCAGGATCGAGGACGCGGCCAACCTTGGTCGAGAGGGCCGGTCGCCAGCTTACCTGCGCCAGGCAGTCACCTATGCGCTGTTCACTGAGCCCGTGTCCATAAAAGGGCGATGTGTCGATAAGGTCGAGCCCAGCGTCGCGGGCCGCCAGAAGCGCATCCAGCGCCTCGACTTCCGAGACTTCGCTATAGAGGTTGCCGAGCCCTGCCGCGCCGAGGCCGAAACGCGGCAGCTCACTCAGTACGGAGGGCTCAGCCTGAAGTGTCACGGATGGACCACCTCTGCCCAGACCACGCCATTTGGGAACTCGTGATCGGCAAGGCTCTGCGGCCACATATCTATCGAGTAGCCCGGCTTCGTCGGTGCGATGTAGCGCCCGTTCCTGATTTCGATGGGATTGAGGAAATGCTCATGCAGGTGTGCGGCGTGCTCGATGACGCGGTCATCCATCGTGCCTGAAATGCAGACATAGTCGATCATGGAAAGATGCTGGACATACTCGCAGAGACCGACGCCACCTGCATGAGGACAGACCGGGATACCGGCCTTGTCGGCCATCATCATGACGGCCAGCACCTCATTCACGCCCGCCAGCCGGCAGGCATCGATCTGGCAAAAGCCGATCGCCTCAGCCTGCAGGAATTGTTTGAACATCACCTTGTTGTGGGCGTGTTCGCCGGTTGCGAGTTTTAGCGGCGCAATCTGGTCGGCGATGGCCTTGTGCCCAAGAACATCATCAGGGCTGGTCGGTTCTTCAATCCAGTAGATATCGTAAGGTGCCATCGCCTTTGAGGCTGCAACGGCGTCGGCGACGTCCCAGACCTGATTGGCATCGACGCTCAGTCTGACGTCATTGCCAAGCGTGTTGCGAAACAGCGCGCAGCGCTCAACGTCCTGGCGGAGATTGCCGCCGACCTTGATCTTGAAGTGGCGCCAGCCTTCGGCGTGGGCAGCTTTCAGCTTCTGTACGATGTCCGCGTCGCTGTACCCGATCCACCCGGCTGACGTTGTGTAGGCTGGATACCCCTCTTTCAGCAGCCGCTCGATTCGGTCTGCGCGGCCTGCATACTGTTCTTCCAGACGCGCCAGAGCGATGTCCTCGGGGAGGTAGTCCCGGATGTGCCGGAAATCGATCGCGGAGAGAAGCTTCGCTGGCGGCAAATCGCTGACATAGCGCCAGAGCGGCTTGCCTGCGCGTTTCGCGAGCGCGTCCCAGACGGCATTGATCAGGGCCGCTGCGGCAAGATGGACGACGCCTTTCTCCGGGCCGAGCCAGCGATACTGGCTGTCATTCAGCAAGAGGCGAGATGCCAGGCCGAGGTCTTCTTCGAACTCGTCCAGCTGGCGCCCAACAAGATGAGCGCCGAGACCCCTGACCGCAGCAACGCAGAGGTCGTTGCCGCGTCCGATCGTGAAGGTCAGCCCATTTCCCGTTGGATCGCCGCCGCTCATTTCGATCGAGGCATAGGCGCACGAATAATCAGGATCGGGATTCATTGCATCCGATCCATGGCTGTCCCGTGATGTCGGGAAGCGGATATCGCGCGCGCCGATCGCGGTAATCATGCAGAAATGTCCAGGGCCAGAATTTGCACGGCCGTGTCAGACCATTCAGGCACCGAAACCTTCAGGGTGACATTCTCTTGCGACCAGCCGCTGACACTGCCGCCGAGCTGCTTGACGGCCTTCACCGCAGCCACGTCATCCGGCAGTTCTATCTCTACGTCCGTTTCACCGGGAACGCCTAGGAAATGGATATAGACCTTGTGCGCCTCAGTGTTCTGCGTGGCCCCAATCGCAACATCGGCGACTTTGACTTCCGGCATGGCGAGGGGCCGCGTATCCTGGACCGCGGGACCTGCGGTCTCCAGCCACTTTCCGACGGCTTCAAGCCGGGCAGCCTGGCCGGGCGGGATGATTGTGTCGCCGCGCGGTCCGACATTCAGCAGAACGTTTCCATTGAAGCACGCAGAGCTTGCCAGCATGTGAGCAATGGCGTCGCGGCTGATATAGTCTTCGTCGCTCTCATTGCGGTTATAGGCAAAGGAATGGCCCATGCCGCGCGTTGTTTCCCACTGGAACGGGAGGATACGATCGAACATGCCATATTCCGGCGTGCGGGCGTCCCAGACGGCTGGTTTCGGTGGGATGATGCCGGTCAGGCCCTCAGGCCGTTCGAAGGCGTCGGTCGCGAGCGATCCATCCGGGGTGATCCAGCGATCATTGGTCAGACCGTCTGGCACTTCGTTGTAATATTTCGCCAGGATCTCGAACGAGTCCTTCTCCGCCGGGTAGGCAATATCGTTCCAGAGATAGTCAGGCTTGTAGCGGTCGATCAGCTCTCTGTAGTGAGCATTGGCGTACTCGATATAATTCTCATCCTTGCCGGGCATGGAGGTCAGGAAGTCGGCGAAGCTTTCGATCCGCTTGTGTTTGAATGTCCAGTCGACACCGCCAGAGTAGTAGACACCAAACTTCAGACCTTCGGCGCGCACGGCTTCTGCCAGCTCTCCGACGACATCGCGGGTGGTGTGCCAGTTATCCTTGTTCGGGTTCTCGACGTTGCTCGGCCAGAGGGCGAACCCGTCATGGTGCTTGGTGACCAGGACCACATAACGCGCTCCCGACTGCTTGAAGAGCTTGGCCCATGAAGCCGGATCCCACGCGTCCAGCGCTTTATTGAAGGCGGCGCCAAAATTGTCGTAAGCGTAATCTTCGCCATAGGTTTCGCGGTGGTATTTCGCTGTTGCGCTGTCCTCGAACAACATCGTGTTCTGGTACCAGTCGGCATAGGGCGTATTCGCGAAGCCGGCTTTTTCATCGGTCGTATCGAGCTGATCGATCTGGACCTTGTGCGGCGCGAAAGCGGGTATAGCGGCAGGCCCCCAATGGATGAAGATGCCGAACTTGGCGTCCTTGAACCATTCAGGCACCTCGTGCTGGCTGAGGCTTTCGGCGGTCGGCTTGAATTGCCCTGCCATGTCACTCATTGAGCCGCACACGCGTAGACGTTGACGCTAAAGGTCATCGGTATTTCCTCCCATGATGCCATCCTTGTCTGGACGGTCTATAGAGAGATTGTACGTTTAGGACGTTTCATATGCAAGCATGATGTTTGTATATG
It includes:
- a CDS encoding enolase C-terminal domain-like protein, whose amino-acid sequence is MITAIGARDIRFPTSRDSHGSDAMNPDPDYSCAYASIEMSGGDPTGNGLTFTIGRGNDLCVAAVRGLGAHLVGRQLDEFEEDLGLASRLLLNDSQYRWLGPEKGVVHLAAAALINAVWDALAKRAGKPLWRYVSDLPPAKLLSAIDFRHIRDYLPEDIALARLEEQYAGRADRIERLLKEGYPAYTTSAGWIGYSDADIVQKLKAAHAEGWRHFKIKVGGNLRQDVERCALFRNTLGNDVRLSVDANQVWDVADAVAASKAMAPYDIYWIEEPTSPDDVLGHKAIADQIAPLKLATGEHAHNKVMFKQFLQAEAIGFCQIDACRLAGVNEVLAVMMMADKAGIPVCPHAGGVGLCEYVQHLSMIDYVCISGTMDDRVIEHAAHLHEHFLNPIEIRNGRYIAPTKPGYSIDMWPQSLADHEFPNGVVWAEVVHP
- a CDS encoding alpha-L-fucosidase; amino-acid sequence: MSDMAGQFKPTAESLSQHEVPEWFKDAKFGIFIHWGPAAIPAFAPHKVQIDQLDTTDEKAGFANTPYADWYQNTMLFEDSATAKYHRETYGEDYAYDNFGAAFNKALDAWDPASWAKLFKQSGARYVVLVTKHHDGFALWPSNVENPNKDNWHTTRDVVGELAEAVRAEGLKFGVYYSGGVDWTFKHKRIESFADFLTSMPGKDENYIEYANAHYRELIDRYKPDYLWNDIAYPAEKDSFEILAKYYNEVPDGLTNDRWITPDGSLATDAFERPEGLTGIIPPKPAVWDARTPEYGMFDRILPFQWETTRGMGHSFAYNRNESDEDYISRDAIAHMLASSACFNGNVLLNVGPRGDTIIPPGQAARLEAVGKWLETAGPAVQDTRPLAMPEVKVADVAIGATQNTEAHKVYIHFLGVPGETDVEIELPDDVAAVKAVKQLGGSVSGWSQENVTLKVSVPEWSDTAVQILALDISA